In Raphanus sativus cultivar WK10039 chromosome 5, ASM80110v3, whole genome shotgun sequence, the following proteins share a genomic window:
- the LOC108805624 gene encoding protein LEO1 homolog: protein MVAGEVKRLEMMQNLFGDNSEEEEEEEEEIDSEHESNPHPNYPSDEAEGGAEPREEEAVVEVQVEAESVGEQGDAELSHGESEGEREQSSHEGDVADQHEESEEEEEGDEERVAVNRRRDVVESGSERSGERRYESEDEEVEQTRIQRSPSEEQEEAPVAQSDDVNIRNVFGSSDDEEDAEEYVRNDIEPDEPRSPVEDEEGSEKDQRPDEMGLDDMIPEEEPRYESEDEHVEARHRDRDRDRPVGPPMEVGVPFRPPPGDPEKMNMIKVYNIMGIDPKPFDAKTFVEEDTFERDEPGGKMRIRLANNIVRHRFVKGRDGRTYSESNARFVRWSDGSLQLLIGNEVLDITEQDARQDQNHLLVKHEKGILQSQGKIMKKMRFIPSSLTSNSHRLLTALVDSRQKKDFKVKNCVTHIDPEREK from the exons ATGGTGGCAGGAGAAGTAAAGAGGTTAGAGATGATGCAAAATCTCTTCGGAGATAACtccgaggaagaagaagaagaagaagaagagatcgaCTCCGAACATGAGTCCAATCCTCACCCCAACTATCCTTCC GATGAGGCTGAGGGAGGTGCGGAgcctagagaagaagaagctgtaGTTGAAGTTCAAGTAGAGGCTGAGTCTGTGGGTGAACAGGGCGATGCAGAGCTTAGTCATGGAGAAAGCGAGGGTGAGAGGGAGCAAAGTTCACATGAAGGTGATGTTGCTGATCAACACgaagagagtgaagaagaagaagaaggggatGAGGAGAGAGTAGCTGTGAATAGGAGGCGTGATGTTGTTGAAAGTGGATCAGAGAGGTCTGGTGAAAGGCGTTATGAGTCTGAAGATGAAGAGGTTGAGCAGACTAGGATTCAAAG ATCACCTAGTGAGGAGCAGGAAGAGGCTCCAGTTGCACAGTCAGATGATGTAAATATCCGTAATGTGTTTGGATCttctgatgatgaagaagatgcaGAAGAATATGTTCGTAACGACATTGAACCAGATGAGCCT agATCGCCAGTGGAAGATGAAGAGGGCTCTGAGAAGGATCAGAGACCAGACGAGATGGGCCTTGATGATATGATCCCTGAAGAGGAACCTCGTTACGAGTCAGAAGATGAGCATGTTGAAGCTAGGCACAGGGACAGGGACAGGGACAGGCCTGTTGGTCCTCCTATGGAAGTAGGAGTTCCTTTCCGCCCTCCTCCTGGTGATCCTGAAAAG atgaatatgataaaagtttataatataATGGGAATTGATCCAAAGCCATTTGATGCCAAGACGTTTGTTGAAGAAGACACATTTGAGAGAGATGAACCTGGAGGGAAGATGCGTATTCGTCTGGCTAATAACATTGTCCGCCATAGGTTTGTCAAGGGTCGAGATGGTAGAACATAT AGTGAGAGCAATGCTCGTTTTGTGAGGTGGTCAGATGGAAGCTTACAGCTATTGATAGGAAACGAAGTTCTTGATATAACTGAACAAGATGCACGACAAGACCAGAATCACCTTTTAGTCAAACATGAAAAG GGAATCCTTCAATCACAAGGaaaaattatgaagaaaatgaggtttaTTCCATCATCACTAACGTCGAACTCTCATAGGCTTTTGACTGCGCTTGTTGACTCGAGGCAGAAGAAGGACTTCAAAGTTAAGAACTGTGTCACTCACATTGACCCTGAGAGGGAGAAG